Proteins co-encoded in one Brassica oleracea var. oleracea cultivar TO1000 chromosome C4, BOL, whole genome shotgun sequence genomic window:
- the LOC106340621 gene encoding cyclin-dependent kinases regulatory subunit 2-like, which translates to MARIEYSDKYFDDTYEYRHVVLPPEVAKLLPKNRILAESEWRAIGVQQSRGWVHYAIHRPEPHIMLFRRTLNYQAPNPIPK; encoded by the exons ATGGCTCGGATCGAATACTCTGACAAATACTTCGATGATACTTACGAGTACAG GCACGTCGTACTGCCTCCAGAGGTTGCTAAGCTTCTCCCTAAGAATCGTATCCTCGCCGAA AGTGAATGGAGAGCTATAGGAGTGCAGCAAAGCCGTGGATGGGTCCACTACGCTATTCATCGCCCTGAGCCACACATCATGCTCTTCCGGAGGACTCTCAACTACCAGGCTCCAAATCCCATTCCTAAGTAG
- the LOC106342204 gene encoding uncharacterized protein LOC106342204, giving the protein MAKGTSTGETMVRTGCKRELQFMLKSQSEICGGESLGRTRGSKTAAKRPPPTRCLRSASLKKIRLEDVDDAAAMSDSAEEDEEKSDVVDDEGKAGMFSEETESGKKIESNGCGDVAMSEEDHSREKVEKGITEVGEAEKECSSVVRREIVMACPAGFSEFAKLTSRSCQVKLESGLGYGKPGRRLTRSMLKSEANADDEDHVNPEKDKGSKSEANGGEDHVNQEREAKDSFLADGGKSEANGEEDHIDQEREGKDSEDNCVDASTLVGYGKEEEIHEKNSVDPCHVDKKAMSDAVDKPLRRLTRSLVKQTSDLEEDPDSENIEPSDLGKVAVHANDVGMDDFQSLPVTTTPNKRGRPKKFIRDFPKKLKDLLDSGILEGLTVYYVRGAKMREAGTRGLKGVISGSGIMCFCGDCKGTQVVSPAVFEQHASSTNKRPPEYILLESGCTLRDVMNAFKETSYDTLEERLRLLVGPDFKKSSVCFGCQGPMVEPCETKSLFACKSCLERKEPEPHTSPSKANPLNGFSSPDVVKKTIPRKPMSTPRQSNRREQPTKKSPEPGVVSRTTPSESKSSSIKSNSHGKLTRKDVRLHKLVFEDDILPDGTEVGYFLAGKKMLVGYKKGFGILCSCCDTVVSPSTFEAHAGCGSRRKPFHQIYTTNGVSLHELSVALTMDQKFSVGENDDLCSICKDGGELLCCDTCPRSYHIVCAYLPSLPSERWSCKYCVNMIEREKCVESNPNAVAAGRVRGVDAIAQITTRCIRIVSSLASELPSVCVLCRGHSFCRLGFNARTVIICDQCEKEFHVGCLKEHNIADLKELPEDKWFCSLGCENINTSLDSLVVRGEEKLSYNSLRKKQNPNEESCPDDNTTPDIRWRVLSGRLTSSDDTDTKALLGKALSILHERFDPISESGSRGDLIPAMLYGRKSKGQDFSGMYCTMLTVDGVIVSVGIFRVFGSELAELPLVATSRDCQGQGYFQCLFDCIERLLGSLNVKHLVLPAADEAKSIWTDKFGFTKMTEEEMKEYRRDFSVMVFHGTSMLRKTVPAMNKPEEDSMEQ; this is encoded by the exons ATGGCGAAAGGCACATCCACGGGAGAGACCATGGTCCGCACAGGCTGCAAAAGGGAACTGCAATTCATGCTGAAATCTCAGTCCGAGATCTGCGGAGGCGAGTCTCTCGGCCGCACCCGCGGAAGCAAAACCGCCGCCAAGAGACCGCCTCCCACCCGTTGCCTCCGCTCCGCGTCGCTGAAGAAGATTCGTCTGGAGGACGTTGATGATGCTGCTGCGATGTCTGATTCCGCGGAGGAGGATGAGGAGAAGAGCGACGTTGTTGATGACGAAGGGAAGGCAGGGATGTTTAGTGAGGAGACTGAGTCGGGGAAGAAGATTGAGAGTAATGGGTGTGGTGACGTGGCGATGAGTGAAGAAGACCACTCAAGGGAGAAGGTTGAGAAGGGTATAACTGAAGTTGGAGAGGCTGAGAAGGAGTGTTCGAGTGTGGTTCGGAGAGAGATTGTTATGGCGTGTCCTGCTGGTTTTAGCGAGTTTGCTAAACTTACTTCGAGGTCTTGTCAGGTTAAGTTGGAGAGTGGTTTGGGTTATGGAAAGCCTGGTAGGAGGTTGACTCGGTCCATGTTGAAGTCTGAGGCTAATGCTGATGATGAAGATCATGTGAATCCGGAAAAGGATAAAGGTAGCAAATCTGAGGCTAATGGTGGTGAAGATCATGTAAATCAAGAAAGGGAAGCTAAAGATAGTTTTCTTGCTGATGGTGGCAAATCTGAGGCTAATGGTGAGGAAGATCATATAGATCAAGAAAGGGAAGGTAAAGATAGTGAAGATAATTGTGTTGATGCTTCTACTTTAGTGGGATATGGGAAAGAGGAGGAGATTCATGAGAAAAATAGTGTGGATCCATGCCATGTGGATAAGAAGGCAATGAGTGATGCAGTAGATAAGCCTTTGAGGAGGTTAACTAGATCATTAGTCAAACAAACAAGTGATTTAGAGGAGGATCCTGATTCGGAGAATATCGAACCATCAGACTTGGGAAAGGTAGCTGTGCATGCTAATGATGTCGGAATGGATGATTTTCAAAGCCTTCCAGTCACAACTACTCCCAACAAGCGTGGACGGCCCAAGAAGTTTATCCGGGATTTCCCGAAAAAGCTGAAAGATCTTCTCGACTCTGGAATACTTGAGGGACTAACTGTGTACTATGTTCGAGGCGCAAAG ATGAGAGAGGCAGGGACTAGAGGGCTTAAAGGAGTAATATCAGGATCTGGCATTATGTGCTTCTGTGGTGACTGCAAAGGAACTCAG GTGGTAAGTCCCGCCGTGTTCGAGCAGCATGCTTCTAGCACAAACAAGCGCCCACCTGAGTATATCTTACTGGAGTCTGGATGCACACTTCGTGATGTCATGAATGCTTTCAAGGAAACTTCGTATGATACACTAGAAGAAAGACTTCGTTTGTTAGTTGGACCAGATTTCAAGAAATCTAGCGTGTGTTTCGGTTGTCAAG GTCCAATGGTTGAGCCTTGTGAAACAAAGTCATTATTTGCGTGCAAATCGTGTTTGGAGAGAAAGGAGCCAGAACCCCATACCAGTCCGTCTAAAGCAAATCCTCTTAATGG ATTTTCTAGCCCAGATGTGGTTAAAAAAACCATCCCCAGAAAGCCAATGTCCACGCCTCGCCAAAGTAACAGGCGAGAACAACCAACCAAAAA GTCACCTGAGCCAGGTGTGGTTTCAAGAACTACACCGAGTGAGTCAAAATCCAGCTCAATCAAAAGCAACAGCCATGGGAAACTAACCAGAAA GGATGTACGGCTGCACAAACTTGTTTTTGAGGATGATATACTGCCAGATGGGACCGAAGTGGGATATTTTCTCGCTGGAAAG AAAATGCTTGTCGGCTATAAGAAGGGATTTGGGATACTCTGCTCTTGCTGTGACACAGTG GTCAGTCCTTCAACTTTTGAGGCGCATGCTGGCTGTGGAAGTCGTCGAAAGCC GTTTCATCAAATTTATACAACCAATGGTGTATCTCTTCATGAACTCTCAGTAGCTCTAACAATGGACCAGAAGTTTTCCGTCGGTGAAAATGATGATCTTTGCAGTATCTGTAAGGATGGGGGTGAACTCTTGTGTTGTGATACTTGTCCAAGATCATATCATATAG TATGTGCTTATTTACCAAGCCTTCCGAGTGAGAGGTGGTCCTGCAAATATTGTGTGAATATGATTGAGAGAGAGAAGTGCGTGGAGAGCAATCCCAACGCCGTTGCAGCTGGTAGAGTTCGTGGAGTTGATGCAATAGCTCAGATAACCACAAGATGCATTCGGATTGTCAGCTCCCTTGCGAGTGAGCTTCCAAGCGTATGCGTGTTATGCAG AGGCCATAGTTTTTGCAGGTTGGGCTTTAATGCTCGCACTGTGATAATATGTGATCAG TGTGAAAAGGAGTTCCATGTTGGCTGTTTGAAAGAACATAATATTGCTGATCTCAAG GAGCTACCTGAAGATAAATGGTTCTGTTCCCTCGGGTGCGAAAATATCAACACTTCATTAGACAGTTTGGTAGTTCGAGGAGAAGAGAAGCTTAGTTACAACTCTCTAAGGAAGAAGCAAAATCCTAATGAAGAAAGCTGTCCAGATGACAATACCACTCCAGACATAAGATGGAGGGTCCTTAGTGGAAGGTTGACCTCTTCGGATGATACAGATACAAAAGCCTTGCTTGGGAAGGCACTCTCCATTCTTCAT GAGCGGTTTGATCCCATCAGTGAATCTGGGAGCAGGGGAGATCTCATTCCAGCCATGCTGTATGG AAGGAAGTCAAAAGGCCAAGATTTCAGCGGCATGTACTGCACTATGTTGACTGTGGA TGGGGTGATTGTTTCCGTGGGAATCTTTAGGGTATTTGGGTCTGAACTCGCGGAACTCCCTCTGGTTGCTACCAGCCGAGATTGTCAAGGGCAG GGCTACTTCCAATGTCTGTTTGATTGCATCGAGAGGCTACTTGGGTCCCTGAACGTGAAACATCTCGTGCTACCAGCAGCAGATGAAGCCAAATCGATATGGACTGACAAATTCGGGTTCACCAAGATGACCGAAGAGGAG ATGAAAGAATACAGAAGAGACTTCTCGGTGATGGTATTTCATGGAACATCTATGCTGAGAAAGACAGTACCTGCCATGAATAAACCTGAGGAGGACAGTATGGAGCAGTAA